In one Sulfitobacter sp. LCG007 genomic region, the following are encoded:
- a CDS encoding FAD-dependent oxidoreductase, which translates to MKTQVKALVVGGGAVGTSIAYHLARAGWDDVMLLERDELTSGSTWHAAGLLPYFNMSYATTHIHDYSIKFYKTLEEETGLNAGFFVVGNLRMAQSRARMDEYMLYAATAETCGVPFEWMTPAQIKERWPLVRTEDLEGAIFHPTDGYINPADVTMAMAKGARQRGVSIERRWQVDGYVWAGDHWDVTCTKMVEKGGNLVPSDEQIVIAAEHVVTATGNHAQRTARLLGLKIPAIPVEHQYIVTEPDPALVEWRKTNEQHPVLRDADAKWYVREERGGWILGPYERNAPARFLYDVPESFRADLFPLDLERIEEEYMSMIHRIPSSEEVGLKDDYNGPICYTPDGNPLLGPAPGLRNMWLAEGFSFGITAAGGTGHYLAQLMVEGEAEIDMASLDPKRYGSWMTTEYAARKNEEAYEHVYVLHHPDEERPACRPLRTSPAYDRQKLRGAQFGQVNGWERPNYFAPEGFDDHDARSFRRGGWWQYAVEEAKAIRNGVGLIDATAFTKHVLRGPGATRFLDWFTCNRLPRVGRINLTYALTSKGTTRTEYTIVRMAEDEYYLVSAGAWTAYDSDFLRKAIADKREEFGWIECHDVTTQWGVFAIAGPKSRNVLQTLVRDAEPSTVLSNKRFPWLSVRDIELGMVPVRAIRVAYTGELGWELHHPIEMQNHLFDALMAAGEDHGMKLVGARAQNWLRQEKSYRAFGSELGRDATPLEADLPRFVDLDKEFHGKQALIDTGVRSKCVTLLIDGPEDADPWGREALYDGEERVGRLTSGGYSVHFARSIGMGYVKPELATAGTKLKVRMFDQLWDAEVVEDSPYDPKNETIRKDG; encoded by the coding sequence ATGAAAACCCAGGTCAAGGCCCTTGTCGTGGGCGGCGGTGCCGTCGGAACCTCGATCGCCTACCATCTCGCCCGGGCGGGCTGGGACGACGTCATGCTTCTCGAGCGCGACGAGCTGACGAGCGGCAGTACCTGGCATGCCGCGGGCCTGCTGCCCTACTTCAACATGTCCTATGCCACCACGCATATCCACGACTATTCGATCAAGTTCTACAAGACGCTGGAAGAGGAGACCGGTCTCAACGCCGGTTTCTTCGTCGTGGGCAACCTGCGCATGGCGCAGTCCAGGGCGCGCATGGACGAGTACATGCTCTATGCCGCCACCGCCGAGACCTGCGGCGTGCCCTTCGAGTGGATGACGCCCGCGCAGATCAAGGAGCGCTGGCCGCTGGTGCGCACCGAGGATCTGGAAGGCGCGATCTTTCATCCGACGGACGGCTACATCAATCCCGCCGACGTCACGATGGCGATGGCCAAGGGCGCGCGCCAGCGCGGTGTCAGCATCGAGCGCAGGTGGCAGGTCGACGGCTACGTCTGGGCGGGCGATCACTGGGACGTCACCTGCACCAAGATGGTGGAGAAGGGCGGCAATCTCGTGCCGTCCGACGAGCAGATCGTGATCGCGGCTGAGCATGTGGTCACCGCCACCGGCAACCATGCGCAGCGGACGGCGCGGCTTTTGGGGCTCAAGATCCCCGCGATCCCGGTCGAGCACCAGTATATCGTGACCGAGCCCGACCCGGCGCTGGTCGAATGGCGCAAGACCAATGAACAGCACCCCGTCCTGCGCGACGCGGATGCCAAATGGTACGTCCGCGAGGAGCGGGGCGGCTGGATCCTCGGGCCTTATGAGCGCAACGCGCCGGCGCGGTTCCTCTATGACGTGCCAGAAAGCTTCCGGGCAGATCTCTTTCCGCTCGATCTCGAACGGATCGAGGAAGAGTACATGTCGATGATCCACCGGATTCCGTCATCGGAAGAAGTCGGTCTGAAAGACGACTACAACGGGCCCATCTGCTACACGCCCGACGGCAACCCGCTGCTTGGCCCCGCTCCGGGGCTGCGCAACATGTGGCTGGCCGAGGGGTTCTCCTTCGGGATCACCGCGGCGGGCGGTACGGGGCATTATCTCGCGCAGCTCATGGTCGAGGGGGAAGCCGAGATCGACATGGCCTCGCTCGACCCCAAGCGCTACGGCAGCTGGATGACCACCGAGTATGCCGCGCGCAAGAACGAGGAAGCCTACGAACACGTCTACGTCCTGCACCACCCGGATGAAGAGCGTCCGGCCTGCCGTCCGCTGCGGACGTCGCCTGCCTATGACCGCCAGAAGCTGCGCGGCGCGCAGTTCGGGCAGGTGAACGGCTGGGAAAGACCGAACTACTTCGCGCCGGAGGGCTTCGACGATCACGATGCGCGCAGCTTCCGGCGCGGGGGCTGGTGGCAGTATGCGGTCGAAGAGGCCAAGGCGATCCGCAACGGCGTCGGGCTGATCGATGCGACGGCTTTTACCAAACATGTCCTTCGCGGGCCCGGCGCGACGCGGTTCCTCGACTGGTTCACCTGCAACAGACTGCCCAGGGTCGGGCGGATCAACCTGACCTACGCGCTGACATCAAAGGGCACGACGCGCACCGAATACACCATCGTGCGGATGGCCGAGGACGAATACTACCTCGTCTCTGCCGGGGCGTGGACGGCCTATGACAGCGACTTCCTGCGCAAGGCTATCGCGGACAAGCGCGAGGAATTCGGCTGGATCGAATGCCATGACGTGACCACCCAATGGGGCGTCTTCGCGATCGCCGGCCCGAAATCTCGGAACGTTCTCCAGACGCTGGTGCGCGACGCCGAACCTTCTACGGTGCTGTCGAACAAGCGATTCCCCTGGCTTTCGGTGCGCGACATCGAGCTGGGGATGGTCCCCGTCCGGGCGATCCGTGTGGCCTACACGGGCGAGCTGGGCTGGGAGCTGCATCACCCGATCGAGATGCAGAACCACCTCTTCGACGCGCTCATGGCCGCTGGCGAGGACCACGGGATGAAGCTTGTCGGGGCACGTGCGCAGAACTGGCTGCGGCAGGAAAAGAGCTACCGCGCCTTCGGGAGCGAGCTCGGCCGCGACGCGACACCGCTGGAGGCGGACCTGCCACGCTTCGTGGACCTCGACAAGGAGTTCCACGGCAAGCAGGCGCTGATCGACACGGGCGTGCGCAGCAAATGCGTGACGCTGCTGATCGACGGGCCTGAAGACGCGGATCCCTGGGGCCGCGAGGCGCTTTATGACGGGGAGGAGAGGGTAGGGCGGCTGACCTCGGGCGGCTACTCGGTGCATTTCGCCAGGAGCATCGGCATGGGCTATGTCAAGCCCGAGCTCGCCACAGCGGGCACGAAGCTCAAGGTGCGGATGTTCGACCAGCTCTGGGATGCGGAAGTCGTCGAGGACAGCCCCTACGACCCGAAGAACGAGACGATCCGCAAGGACGGCTGA
- a CDS encoding Hint domain-containing protein — translation MSYQGSFEISGLGQPTFTGGIAEGANLRTPCGLRRIEIIRPGDMIVTRSGLEAVQMVWQRRVKVTPANAPVCLKPRAVGPMMPQRALMLAPDHRVLIPGFRLLGVADDTSVLTEARKIAGSSDAVYVDLSRESVTYYQLVFDRHLVLTANGLPVESFLPDAAAIAALGGEMRSALEARYPCLRDAPEAYPGAQFPIATEVDYVPFFA, via the coding sequence ATGAGCTATCAGGGTAGTTTCGAAATCTCGGGACTGGGGCAACCGACCTTCACGGGCGGCATCGCCGAAGGGGCGAACCTGCGTACGCCCTGCGGCCTGCGCCGAATCGAAATCATCCGACCCGGGGACATGATCGTCACGCGCAGCGGGCTGGAAGCGGTTCAGATGGTGTGGCAGCGCCGGGTCAAGGTGACGCCTGCAAATGCGCCGGTCTGTCTGAAGCCCAGGGCGGTAGGGCCGATGATGCCGCAGCGCGCCCTCATGCTGGCCCCGGACCACCGGGTGCTGATCCCGGGCTTCCGCCTGCTCGGCGTGGCCGACGACACCTCCGTGCTGACCGAGGCGCGCAAGATCGCGGGCAGCAGCGACGCGGTCTATGTCGACCTCTCACGTGAAAGCGTGACCTACTACCAGCTCGTGTTCGACCGGCATCTGGTGCTGACGGCCAACGGCCTGCCGGTGGAAAGCTTCCTGCCTGACGCGGCGGCCATCGCCGCCCTGGGCGGCGAAATGCGCTCGGCGCTCGAGGCGCGCTATCCCTGCCTGCGCGACGCGCCCGAAGCCTATCCCGGCGCGCAGTTTCCGATCGCCACCGAAGTGGACTACGTGCCCTTCTTCGCCTGA
- a CDS encoding aspartate carbamoyltransferase catalytic subunit: MTFAQRHLLGIEPLRPAEITALLDLADSYVSLSRQPNKHSDALAGLTQINMFFENSTRTQASFEIAGKRLGADVMNMAMQASSIKKGETLIDTALTLNAMHPDLLVVRHPQSGAVDLLAQKVNCAVLNAGDGRHEHPTQALLDALTIRRAKGRLHRLSIAICGDIAHSRVARSNIILLGKMENRIRLIGPPTLMPAGIAEFGCEVYDDMAEGLKDVDVVMMLRLQKERMDGGFIPSEREYFHRYGLDAEKLSHAAPDAIVMHPGPMNRGVEIDGTIADDINRSVIQDQVEMGVAVRMAAMDLLARNLRAERRGAA, encoded by the coding sequence ATGACATTCGCCCAACGGCATCTTCTCGGTATCGAACCTCTCCGCCCCGCGGAGATCACGGCCCTTCTCGATCTCGCCGACAGCTATGTCTCGCTCAGCCGACAGCCGAACAAGCATTCGGACGCGCTGGCGGGCCTGACGCAGATCAACATGTTCTTCGAGAATTCGACCCGCACCCAGGCGAGCTTCGAGATCGCGGGCAAGCGCCTCGGAGCGGATGTCATGAACATGGCGATGCAGGCCAGTTCGATCAAGAAGGGCGAGACGCTCATCGACACCGCCCTGACGCTGAACGCGATGCACCCCGATCTTCTCGTGGTGCGTCATCCGCAGTCCGGGGCGGTCGACCTGCTGGCGCAGAAGGTCAATTGCGCGGTGCTGAACGCGGGCGACGGACGCCACGAACATCCCACGCAGGCGCTTCTCGACGCGCTGACGATCCGCCGGGCGAAGGGACGCCTGCACCGCCTCTCCATCGCCATCTGCGGCGACATCGCCCATTCGCGCGTCGCGCGGTCCAACATCATCCTGCTGGGCAAGATGGAGAACCGCATCCGTCTCATCGGCCCGCCGACCCTGATGCCCGCCGGCATCGCCGAGTTCGGCTGCGAGGTCTATGACGACATGGCCGAGGGCCTGAAGGACGTCGATGTGGTGATGATGCTGAGACTTCAGAAAGAACGCATGGACGGCGGCTTCATCCCGTCCGAGCGGGAATATTTCCACCGCTACGGGCTAGACGCTGAAAAGCTTTCCCATGCGGCCCCGGATGCCATCGTCATGCATCCCGGCCCCATGAACCGCGGCGTCGAGATCGACGGCACCATCGCCGACGACATCAACCGGTCGGTTATCCAGGACCAGGTCGAGATGGGCGTGGCCGTGCGAATGGCCGCGATGGATCTTCTGGCCCGCAACCTGCGCGCCGAACGCAGGGGGGCCGCATGA
- the pyrC gene encoding dihydroorotase yields MSEIAFLNARLIDPEVGTITVGGLSVVDGRIGSILPENAPAPASATIIDCAGRCLAPGIVDLGVKVCEPGERHKESYRSAGLAAAAGGVTTIVTRPDTSPAIDNPETLEFVIRRAREASPVHVAAMAALTKGREGREMTEIGFLMDAGAVAFTDCDRVVTDTKVLSRALTYARSLGALVVAHPQDPGLSNGAAATSGKFASLRGLPAVSPMAERMALDRDVALIEMTGARYHADQITTARALPALHRAKSNGLDITAGTSIHHLTLNALDVADYRTFFKLKPPLRDEDDRLAVAEAVASGLIDVICSMHTPQDEESKRLPFEEAASGAVGLETFLPAAMRLHHAGLIDLPILWRAMSFNPAKRLGLPCGRLAPGAPADLVLFDPDAPFVLDRARLRSKSRNTPFDGARMQGKVLGTWVAGNRVFEAA; encoded by the coding sequence ATGAGCGAAATCGCCTTCCTGAACGCACGGCTGATCGATCCGGAAGTCGGTACGATCACGGTCGGCGGTCTGAGTGTTGTCGACGGCAGGATCGGCTCGATCCTGCCCGAGAACGCCCCCGCCCCGGCATCCGCCACGATCATCGACTGCGCAGGCCGCTGCCTCGCGCCGGGCATCGTGGATCTGGGGGTGAAGGTCTGCGAACCGGGCGAGCGGCACAAGGAAAGCTACCGCTCGGCGGGACTTGCCGCGGCGGCCGGAGGCGTGACAACGATTGTAACCCGCCCCGACACCTCCCCCGCCATCGACAACCCCGAAACGCTCGAATTCGTCATCCGCCGCGCCCGCGAGGCATCGCCCGTCCATGTCGCCGCCATGGCCGCGCTGACCAAGGGCCGCGAGGGGCGCGAGATGACCGAGATCGGCTTCCTGATGGATGCCGGGGCCGTCGCCTTCACCGATTGCGACCGCGTCGTGACCGACACCAAGGTGCTTTCGCGCGCCCTGACCTACGCCCGTTCTCTGGGCGCCCTGGTCGTGGCGCACCCGCAGGATCCGGGGCTGTCGAACGGCGCGGCCGCCACCTCTGGCAAGTTCGCCTCCCTGCGCGGCCTGCCTGCGGTATCGCCCATGGCCGAGCGCATGGCGCTTGACCGCGATGTCGCCCTGATCGAGATGACCGGCGCACGCTATCACGCCGACCAGATCACGACCGCCCGCGCCCTGCCCGCGCTTCATCGCGCCAAGAGCAACGGGCTCGACATCACGGCGGGGACCTCGATCCATCACCTGACCCTCAATGCGCTCGACGTCGCCGACTACCGCACCTTCTTCAAGCTCAAGCCGCCCCTGCGCGACGAGGACGACCGCCTTGCCGTGGCCGAGGCGGTGGCATCGGGGCTGATCGACGTGATCTGCTCGATGCACACCCCGCAGGACGAGGAAAGCAAGCGCCTGCCCTTCGAGGAAGCGGCGTCGGGCGCGGTGGGTCTCGAGACCTTTCTGCCCGCCGCCATGCGCCTGCACCACGCCGGACTTATCGACCTCCCGATCCTGTGGCGCGCCATGTCTTTCAACCCGGCGAAGCGCCTCGGGCTGCCCTGCGGCCGTCTGGCCCCCGGCGCGCCCGCCGACCTCGTGCTGTTCGATCCGGATGCGCCCTTCGTCCTGGATCGCGCGAGGCTGCGCTCCAAATCCCGCAACACGCCATTCGACGGCGCCCGCATGCAGGGCAAGGTGCTGGGCACCTGGGTCGCGGGCAATCGCGTATTCGAGGCCGCCTGA
- the plsY gene encoding glycerol-3-phosphate 1-O-acyltransferase PlsY — translation MPLIDSTPAALLLWAALGYLIGSIPFGMVLARVMGLGNLREIGSGNIGATNVLRTGNKTAAALTLLLDGGKGAVAVLLARAAGSEDTAQIAALAAMLGHCFPVWLGFRGGKGVATFLGIMLALAWPVGLACCAAWLAGAYLSKMSSAGALTASAAAIPLLPLMGHVHALVLGLLLALLIWGRHSANIARIRAGSEPRIGSKG, via the coding sequence ATGCCCTTGATAGACAGCACCCCCGCCGCGCTGCTGCTCTGGGCCGCACTGGGATACCTGATCGGCTCGATCCCCTTCGGCATGGTGCTGGCGCGGGTCATGGGCCTCGGCAACCTGCGCGAGATCGGCTCGGGCAACATCGGGGCGACGAACGTCCTGCGCACCGGCAACAAGACCGCCGCCGCCCTGACCCTTCTGCTTGATGGAGGCAAGGGCGCGGTTGCCGTCCTGCTGGCGCGCGCGGCGGGCAGCGAGGACACGGCCCAGATCGCCGCACTGGCCGCCATGCTGGGGCATTGCTTTCCGGTCTGGCTGGGGTTCAGGGGCGGCAAGGGCGTCGCCACCTTCCTCGGGATCATGCTCGCGCTGGCCTGGCCCGTCGGTCTTGCCTGCTGCGCGGCCTGGCTGGCGGGGGCGTACCTGTCGAAGATGTCTTCGGCAGGTGCCCTGACGGCCTCCGCAGCGGCCATACCGCTGTTGCCGCTGATGGGACATGTCCATGCGCTGGTCCTCGGCCTGCTGCTCGCCCTGCTGATCTGGGGCCGCCACAGCGCGAACATCGCCCGCATCCGCGCCGGCAGCGAACCGAGGATCGGCAGCAAGGGCTGA
- a CDS encoding uracil-DNA glycosylase — MESLDYHQARALLEWQVELGATEAIGDAPVDRYALAPSPGRPASAASAQRVGAAIAAEKQAVVDPVVEAETAAKAADTLEALAAALANYSHCELKLGARNTVFSDGIAGARVMIVGEAPGREEDLMGKPFVGRAGQLLDRMLAAIGLSRTDEAAPVYITNVLPWRPPQNRDPKEQEIAMMKPFLERHIALAAPELLVIVGNISCQALLGKRGITRLRGRWTEAQGLPAMPMFHPAYLLRNPSAKREAWADLLAVKARLASG; from the coding sequence ATGGAATCACTGGACTACCATCAGGCGCGCGCGCTGCTCGAATGGCAGGTGGAGCTGGGGGCGACCGAGGCCATCGGCGATGCGCCGGTGGACCGCTATGCGCTCGCGCCCAGCCCCGGAAGGCCCGCCTCGGCGGCATCGGCCCAAAGGGTAGGGGCTGCGATCGCGGCGGAAAAGCAGGCGGTGGTCGATCCGGTCGTGGAAGCGGAAACCGCTGCAAAGGCGGCGGATACGCTCGAGGCGCTTGCGGCGGCGCTTGCGAATTACTCCCATTGCGAGCTGAAGCTCGGTGCGCGCAACACCGTTTTCTCGGATGGGATCGCAGGCGCGCGGGTGATGATCGTCGGCGAGGCGCCCGGGCGGGAAGAGGACCTGATGGGCAAGCCCTTCGTCGGGCGCGCGGGGCAACTGCTCGACCGGATGCTCGCGGCCATAGGGTTGAGCCGTACGGACGAGGCGGCGCCGGTCTACATCACCAATGTGCTGCCGTGGCGCCCGCCGCAGAACCGCGATCCCAAGGAGCAGGAGATCGCAATGATGAAGCCATTTCTCGAGCGCCACATCGCGCTTGCCGCGCCCGAGCTGCTGGTGATCGTGGGCAATATCTCCTGTCAGGCGCTGCTGGGGAAGCGCGGGATCACCCGGCTGCGCGGGCGCTGGACCGAGGCGCAGGGCCTGCCCGCCATGCCGATGTTCCATCCCGCCTATCTGCTGCGCAACCCCTCGGCCAAGCGCGAGGCCTGGGCGGACCTGCTGGCGGTGAAGGCGCGGCTTGCCAGTGGTTGA
- a CDS encoding NAD(P)/FAD-dependent oxidoreductase, giving the protein MSDIIVIGGGIAGLSAGGRLSKDARVTVLEAEDALGYHASGRSAALFEEGYGAPSVVALNRASAEYHATANGGYLSPRGLMILGRAEEEDAFRKDLQTMALDELSVAEAVGMVPILDPAKVRFAAYHEGARDIDTDRLMMDFAREIRAGGGEVHTGKRVDSITRENGLWRVSCGAEVFEAPLLVNAAGAWADGIARMAGVAPLGIVPHRRSMARIPAPDGHDVRSWPMFFGVGETWYAKPDAGALLVSPADEDPVEPHDAWAEDMTLAEGLARYEEVVTAPVTRLIASWAGLRSFAPDRSLVLGRDANVPDFVWCAGQGGYGFQTSPAASQLLADVVRGRQPRLDPAVVAALSPARFA; this is encoded by the coding sequence ATGAGCGACATCATCGTGATCGGCGGCGGGATTGCGGGGCTCTCCGCGGGCGGGCGGCTTTCGAAGGACGCCCGGGTCACCGTTCTCGAAGCGGAAGACGCGCTTGGCTACCACGCATCCGGACGTTCCGCCGCCCTGTTCGAGGAAGGCTACGGCGCGCCTTCGGTCGTCGCCCTGAACCGGGCGAGCGCCGAATATCACGCCACGGCGAACGGCGGCTACCTCTCGCCCCGCGGGCTGATGATCCTCGGTCGGGCGGAGGAGGAAGATGCGTTTCGCAAAGATCTTCAGACAATGGCGCTCGACGAACTTTCAGTGGCGGAAGCGGTCGGGATGGTGCCCATCCTCGATCCCGCCAAGGTCCGGTTCGCGGCATATCACGAAGGCGCCAGGGACATCGACACCGACCGGCTGATGATGGATTTCGCCCGCGAGATCCGGGCCGGCGGGGGCGAGGTGCACACCGGAAAGCGCGTCGACTCGATCACGCGCGAAAACGGGCTCTGGCGGGTGAGCTGCGGTGCGGAGGTGTTCGAGGCTCCGCTGCTGGTCAACGCGGCCGGCGCCTGGGCCGATGGCATCGCCAGGATGGCAGGGGTGGCGCCGCTGGGGATCGTGCCGCACCGGCGGTCCATGGCCCGGATTCCTGCGCCCGACGGCCATGACGTGAGAAGTTGGCCGATGTTCTTCGGCGTGGGCGAGACATGGTACGCCAAGCCCGATGCGGGCGCGCTGCTTGTCTCGCCCGCCGACGAGGACCCGGTCGAACCCCACGATGCCTGGGCCGAGGACATGACGCTTGCCGAGGGGCTGGCGCGCTACGAGGAAGTGGTGACGGCGCCCGTCACGCGGCTGATCGCAAGCTGGGCGGGTCTGCGCAGTTTCGCCCCCGACCGCAGCCTTGTGCTGGGTCGCGACGCAAATGTGCCCGATTTCGTCTGGTGCGCGGGCCAGGGCGGCTACGGCTTCCAGACCTCGCCCGCGGCCTCGCAACTGCTGGCCGACGTGGTGAGGGGCCGCCAGCCCCGGCTGGATCCGGCCGTCGTCGCGGCGCTGTCGCCGGCGCGTTTCGCATGA
- a CDS encoding LysE family translocator translates to MVDPLTLFTFVPAALALNLTPGADMMFCLGQGLRSGPRAAWAASAGISSGSLVHVTLAGLGLGALVAAHPLAFDVIRWLGVAYLLWLARGAIRGPARERPSGVAMPALRAFREGFFVNLANPKVILFVLAFVPQFVRPEAGPVLAQFLVFGAVIALGGLLVNGLVGSLAGGLGQRLARSGPVMGWVTGGIFTALALRLAVLERN, encoded by the coding sequence GTGGTTGATCCGCTGACGCTCTTCACCTTCGTCCCTGCCGCGCTGGCGCTGAACCTGACGCCGGGCGCGGACATGATGTTCTGCCTCGGACAGGGCCTGCGCTCGGGCCCGCGCGCGGCATGGGCGGCCAGCGCCGGGATCTCGTCGGGTTCGCTGGTGCATGTGACCCTCGCCGGTCTCGGCCTCGGCGCGCTTGTCGCGGCACATCCGTTGGCGTTCGACGTGATCCGCTGGCTCGGGGTTGCCTATCTGCTGTGGCTGGCCCGGGGCGCGATCCGCGGCCCCGCGCGAGAGCGCCCCTCGGGCGTTGCGATGCCTGCCTTGCGCGCGTTTCGGGAAGGGTTCTTCGTGAACCTCGCCAATCCCAAGGTGATCCTCTTCGTGCTGGCCTTCGTACCCCAGTTCGTGCGGCCCGAGGCAGGTCCCGTACTGGCCCAGTTCCTCGTGTTCGGCGCGGTGATCGCGCTGGGGGGCCTTCTGGTCAATGGGCTCGTCGGCAGTCTCGCCGGGGGTCTGGGCCAGCGGCTCGCGCGGTCGGGTCCGGTCATGGGATGGGTGACGGGAGGCATTTTCACGGCGCTTGCCCTGCGGCTGGCCGTGCTGGAAAGGAATTGA
- a CDS encoding DUF938 domain-containing protein, protein MTRKLPPEASVAQPMEGAKLFAPSAERNAEPIARILQDHAPARGRALEIASGTGQHVVIFACALPGLTFHPTDVAPDRLASIDAHVAESGLGNVEGARMLDAGVAGWSRQEDPFDLVVLVNLLHLVSAREAETIVREASAVTAPAGTFLIYGPFRRGGRLTSEGDMRFDADLRRADPEIGYKDDDWVEGLLADCGLRVARSEMPANNLALIARRD, encoded by the coding sequence ATGACGCGCAAACTGCCACCGGAGGCCAGCGTGGCCCAGCCCATGGAGGGTGCGAAGCTCTTCGCGCCATCTGCGGAACGCAACGCGGAACCGATTGCCCGGATCTTGCAGGACCACGCCCCGGCGCGCGGTCGCGCGCTCGAGATTGCCTCGGGGACGGGCCAGCATGTGGTGATCTTCGCCTGCGCGCTGCCCGGTCTGACCTTCCATCCGACCGATGTTGCGCCGGACCGGCTGGCCAGCATCGACGCGCATGTGGCCGAGTCGGGCCTCGGCAACGTTGAAGGCGCGCGGATGCTGGATGCCGGGGTTGCGGGCTGGAGCCGGCAGGAGGATCCCTTCGATCTCGTCGTTCTGGTCAATCTGCTGCATCTGGTGTCCGCACGTGAGGCCGAGACCATCGTGCGGGAAGCCTCGGCCGTCACCGCGCCAGCCGGGACATTCCTGATCTACGGCCCCTTCCGGCGCGGCGGGCGGCTGACGAGCGAAGGCGACATGCGCTTCGATGCGGACCTGCGCCGGGCGGACCCCGAGATCGGCTACAAGGATGACGACTGGGTCGAGGGGCTGCTTGCCGACTGCGGACTGCGCGTCGCCAGGTCCGAGATGCCGGCCAACAACCTCGCCCTGATCGCGCGGCGGGACTGA
- a CDS encoding aldo/keto reductase, with product MTALLTSPDGTPASRLAFGTMQFGGTADEAASRAMFDACIEAGITHFDTAHVYTGGASETLLGKMIGAQRDRLLIATKAAYDGGSGRRNILDSADCSRQRLQIDTLDVLYLHRFDPDTDLHETFGAFAELKEAGSIRHVGVSNFAAWQVMKAIAVAAKFGLTVDIVQPMYNLVKRQAEVEILPMCADQDLACAPYSPLGAGLLTGKYARGEGGRLKADDRYARRYGLDWMHDAARGLSGIAAELEIAPETLAVAWAAAHPAGPTPIISARDSGQLGPSLAALDYRMPPDVYARLAALVPTPPPATDRIEEQG from the coding sequence ATGACCGCCCTGCTGACCAGCCCCGACGGAACCCCTGCGAGCCGCCTCGCCTTCGGCACGATGCAATTTGGCGGCACCGCCGACGAAGCGGCTTCGCGCGCCATGTTCGATGCCTGCATCGAGGCCGGGATCACCCATTTCGACACTGCCCATGTCTACACCGGCGGCGCCTCCGAGACGCTGCTCGGAAAGATGATCGGCGCGCAGCGCGACCGCCTGCTGATCGCCACCAAGGCGGCCTATGACGGTGGCAGCGGGCGCAGGAACATCCTCGACTCTGCGGATTGCTCGCGCCAGCGCCTTCAGATCGACACGCTCGACGTGCTCTACCTGCATCGTTTCGACCCGGATACCGACCTGCATGAAACCTTCGGGGCTTTCGCCGAGCTGAAGGAGGCGGGCAGCATCCGTCATGTCGGCGTGTCGAACTTCGCGGCCTGGCAGGTGATGAAGGCCATCGCCGTCGCGGCGAAATTCGGTCTGACCGTGGATATCGTCCAGCCGATGTACAACCTCGTCAAGCGCCAGGCCGAGGTCGAGATCCTGCCCATGTGCGCCGATCAGGATCTGGCCTGCGCGCCCTATTCGCCCCTGGGAGCCGGTCTGCTGACCGGCAAATACGCGCGCGGCGAGGGCGGGCGACTGAAGGCGGACGACCGCTATGCCCGACGCTACGGGCTTGACTGGATGCACGACGCCGCCCGGGGCCTGAGCGGGATCGCGGCAGAGCTGGAAATCGCGCCCGAGACGCTGGCCGTCGCCTGGGCCGCCGCACATCCGGCGGGTCCCACGCCCATCATCTCGGCCCGCGACTCCGGGCAGCTTGGGCCCTCTCTTGCGGCGCTGGACTACCGGATGCCCCCGGACGTCTATGCACGCCTCGCGGCTCTGGTCCCGACGCCGCCGCCCGCGACCGACCGGATCGAAGAGCAGGGATGA